A part of Methanorbis furvi genomic DNA contains:
- a CDS encoding uracil-xanthine permease family protein — MELGDRPVYNVSDKVPPSVLALSILQHFFVLAVYMTYPVIITKAIGGGEDLSTFLISATLIGSGIATVLQSMHYTGCGHIFPMVPNSSYLPASILAATAGGLPLLYGMMMVAGFLEILLSRLTRYFRLLFPGEVVGVVMFMLGLAIIPFSFPLFFGSTAEGPLDPASTLVGIITLGSMIVLGMQKQKIFKFYAVLIGIIIGLISSVAFGVLTPASIAAAGTFSLFSIPNPIGIVSYSFDIGLVIPFAIGMLCVMLKSAGNISLLDEYTGETNKNNLRRGLFSEGFGAMFCSAIGGIGIGSSASNTGLIPGTGVASKQIGLGLGVLLIICGFLPVIGWFFHVLPEPIMGAVVIYAITFIMMGGVQSISSRVLDNRRIFVVILPIMIGVSSVMCSYLYTDLPESLRLFFDSPLTSGAIFVVVFGLLFKIGTPTHLTRSLGDRPLEDVSKLLFDCGKSWTMDKTQMFQITHHLQAVILALPKETVPQKLLITLKNSTGTIVADLTVSGPVNETAVKTAGHYPAIVTVAETAAQTIVRASYLLV, encoded by the coding sequence ATGGAGCTTGGGGATCGTCCGGTGTACAATGTCAGCGACAAAGTTCCGCCGTCCGTTCTCGCTCTCAGCATTCTCCAGCACTTTTTTGTACTTGCCGTCTACATGACGTATCCTGTCATCATCACCAAAGCAATCGGCGGCGGTGAAGACCTCTCCACATTTCTGATCAGTGCAACTCTGATCGGCTCAGGTATTGCAACCGTTCTCCAGTCAATGCACTACACCGGATGCGGCCATATTTTTCCGATGGTTCCAAACTCCTCCTATCTCCCTGCCTCAATTCTTGCCGCAACTGCTGGCGGCCTGCCGCTTCTCTACGGCATGATGATGGTTGCCGGATTTCTTGAAATACTTCTCAGCCGGCTTACCCGATACTTCCGTCTCCTTTTTCCCGGCGAAGTCGTCGGCGTCGTCATGTTCATGCTTGGTCTTGCGATCATTCCGTTTTCGTTCCCGCTGTTCTTCGGGAGCACTGCAGAAGGGCCGCTCGACCCTGCCTCGACCCTGGTCGGCATCATCACACTTGGGTCCATGATAGTTCTCGGCATGCAGAAGCAGAAAATTTTCAAATTTTATGCGGTGCTGATCGGAATTATCATCGGCCTCATCTCATCCGTCGCGTTTGGTGTCCTGACGCCCGCAAGCATTGCCGCGGCAGGAACGTTCTCTCTCTTCTCCATTCCAAACCCGATCGGAATTGTCAGCTACAGCTTCGACATCGGTCTTGTTATCCCGTTTGCAATCGGCATGCTCTGCGTCATGCTCAAGTCTGCCGGAAACATCTCGCTTCTTGACGAGTACACCGGCGAGACCAATAAAAATAATCTTCGCCGCGGACTTTTCTCCGAAGGATTCGGTGCAATGTTCTGCTCTGCGATCGGCGGAATTGGCATCGGCTCGTCCGCCTCCAACACCGGCCTGATACCCGGAACCGGAGTTGCATCAAAACAGATCGGTCTGGGCCTCGGCGTTCTTCTCATCATCTGCGGATTTCTCCCGGTGATCGGCTGGTTTTTCCATGTACTGCCCGAACCGATCATGGGAGCTGTCGTCATCTATGCGATCACCTTCATCATGATGGGCGGAGTACAGAGCATCTCTTCACGCGTCCTTGACAACCGCAGGATTTTCGTCGTCATTCTGCCGATCATGATCGGCGTCTCCTCAGTGATGTGCTCCTACCTCTACACCGACCTGCCGGAAAGTCTCAGACTTTTCTTTGATTCACCCCTGACATCAGGCGCCATCTTCGTCGTCGTTTTCGGTCTTCTCTTCAAAATCGGCACACCAACTCATCTGACAAGATCTCTGGGTGACCGGCCGCTTGAGGACGTATCAAAACTGCTCTTTGACTGCGGAAAATCCTGGACGATGGACAAAACCCAGATGTTTCAGATAACCCATCACCTTCAGGCAGTGATCCTTGCCCTGCCAAAAGAAACGGTTCCGCAAAAACTTTTGATAACCTTGAAAAACAGCACCGGAACAATTGTTGCCGACCTGACCGTTTCTGGTCCTGTCAATGAGACTGCCGTAAAAACCGCCGGACATTATCCGGCGATTGTCACGGTCGCAGAAACTGCTGCACAAACTATCGTTCGTGCCAGCTATCTTCTTGTCTGA
- a CDS encoding nucleotidyltransferase domain-containing protein: protein MIETQSWMNELTAKLLSQFGERLIFAGLQGSYLRNEATEESDIDVMVILDELALADLAAYKTIVAKMPEGEKACGFICGKEELLAWPKHELFQLAKETKNWHGELAQLLPPVTRENICDSVKISAANLYHEACHRYLYDQGDNRVENLQYAYKTSSFLLKLVHYLRTYEYITTRKDLLTELSGIEQEILLSFMNWDGEADMRQKNPGRNYQQLISWTGALLREMQDASPEIRITVQAQ from the coding sequence ATGATAGAAACACAGAGCTGGATGAACGAACTCACCGCAAAACTACTCTCGCAGTTTGGCGAAAGGCTCATCTTCGCAGGACTTCAGGGAAGCTATCTGCGAAACGAAGCAACCGAAGAAAGTGACATCGACGTCATGGTCATCCTTGACGAACTTGCGCTCGCAGACCTTGCCGCATACAAAACAATCGTCGCGAAAATGCCTGAGGGAGAGAAGGCATGCGGATTTATCTGTGGGAAAGAGGAACTTCTCGCCTGGCCCAAACATGAACTCTTCCAGCTCGCCAAAGAAACAAAAAACTGGCACGGAGAACTCGCACAACTCCTTCCGCCGGTCACAAGAGAAAACATCTGTGACAGCGTAAAAATTTCTGCGGCAAACCTCTATCATGAAGCATGCCACAGATACCTCTACGACCAAGGAGACAACAGAGTCGAAAATCTTCAGTATGCCTACAAAACTTCCTCCTTCCTCCTCAAACTCGTACATTATCTCAGAACATACGAGTACATCACCACCAGAAAAGATCTCCTCACAGAGCTCTCAGGAATCGAACAGGAGATACTTCTCTCGTTCATGAACTGGGATGGCGAAGCTGACATGCGTCAGAAAAATCCTGGCCGAAATTATCAGCAGCTGATCTCCTGGACAGGAGCTCTCCTCAGAGAAATGCAGGACGCCTCACCCGAAATCAGAATAACCGTGCAGGCCCAATAA
- the hcp gene encoding hydroxylamine reductase: MFCQQCEETARGLGCTAGGVCGKDNDTACYQDAVNFALSGLAYRKIHQPAGAKVPANTVKQDKDVVAILFATLTNVNFDKERFKTYLKTIISYRDAYPKISGEPKQCSWIPASEEDIVHLEGGIGLLAIEDENERSLFSLLLFGLKGMCAYYSHAEALGKTDPEIVSFIYKGLASRFEKHSIEERTALVLECGKMGVKMLALLDEANKHYGTTAITKVHCGVGTKPGILVTGHDLKDLEMLLEQTKGTGVDVYTHGEMLIAHAHPDFAKYDNLIGNYGTSWANQKDEFPKFGGPILFTTNCLVPPPEEYRKKIFTTGSVGFAGAVHIPEKADGSKDFSEIIAMAKKCKAPQDLKLTDITTGAGHDAVLAAAPKILQLINEKKIKRFVVMAGCDGRHKERVYYTEFAKALPKDVIILTAGCAKFRYNRLDLGDIEGIPRVLDAGQCNDSYSLVVIALELAKVLKTDVNALPLSFNIAWYEQKAILVFLTLLALGIKDIMIGPNLPACVSPDVLNTLVKQFGVQPNTTVEADMKTLHIV, translated from the coding sequence ATGTTCTGCCAGCAATGTGAAGAGACCGCACGTGGTCTCGGCTGTACTGCCGGTGGCGTCTGCGGAAAAGACAACGACACTGCCTGTTATCAGGACGCAGTAAACTTCGCCCTTTCCGGTCTTGCATACCGCAAGATTCACCAGCCTGCCGGCGCAAAAGTTCCGGCCAATACCGTAAAACAGGATAAGGATGTTGTCGCGATCTTGTTTGCGACTCTTACCAACGTCAACTTCGACAAAGAGCGGTTCAAAACATATCTGAAAACCATCATCAGCTACCGCGACGCATATCCGAAAATTTCCGGAGAACCAAAACAGTGCTCCTGGATTCCAGCATCCGAAGAGGACATCGTTCATCTTGAAGGAGGAATTGGTCTTCTTGCTATCGAAGACGAGAACGAGCGGTCGCTGTTCTCCCTGCTTCTCTTCGGGCTGAAGGGAATGTGTGCCTACTACTCACATGCCGAAGCTCTTGGAAAAACTGATCCTGAGATTGTATCATTCATCTACAAGGGCCTTGCATCAAGGTTTGAGAAACACAGCATTGAAGAGCGCACAGCACTGGTTCTTGAATGCGGCAAAATGGGCGTGAAGATGCTTGCACTGCTCGATGAAGCAAACAAGCATTACGGAACAACCGCTATCACCAAAGTTCACTGCGGTGTTGGAACAAAACCGGGAATTCTCGTGACCGGCCATGATCTCAAAGACCTGGAGATGCTTCTTGAGCAGACGAAAGGAACAGGCGTTGATGTCTACACGCATGGTGAGATGCTGATCGCCCACGCACACCCGGACTTTGCCAAGTACGACAACCTGATCGGCAACTACGGTACATCCTGGGCAAATCAGAAGGACGAGTTCCCAAAGTTCGGCGGACCGATTCTGTTTACCACAAACTGTCTGGTCCCGCCGCCGGAAGAGTACCGCAAGAAAATTTTCACGACCGGCTCGGTCGGATTTGCCGGCGCGGTACATATCCCTGAAAAGGCTGACGGATCAAAGGACTTCTCTGAGATTATTGCAATGGCAAAGAAATGCAAAGCTCCGCAGGACCTCAAACTGACGGATATCACAACAGGTGCAGGACATGACGCAGTTCTTGCGGCAGCGCCAAAGATTCTGCAGTTGATCAACGAGAAAAAGATCAAACGCTTTGTCGTGATGGCAGGTTGTGACGGACGACACAAAGAGCGTGTCTACTACACCGAGTTTGCAAAAGCTCTGCCGAAGGATGTGATCATTCTCACTGCAGGCTGTGCAAAGTTCAGGTACAACCGTCTCGACCTCGGTGACATTGAAGGAATTCCCCGCGTGCTGGACGCAGGCCAGTGTAATGACTCGTACTCGCTTGTCGTGATTGCGCTGGAGCTTGCAAAAGTACTCAAGACCGATGTCAATGCTCTGCCGCTGTCGTTCAACATTGCATGGTATGAACAAAAAGCAATTCTGGTGTTCCTGACTCTGCTTGCCCTTGGCATCAAGGACATCATGATCGGTCCGAACTTACCGGCATGCGTCTCGCCTGATGTGCTGAACACGCTGGTGAAACAGTTTGGCGTTCAGCCGAACACGACCGTTGAAGCAGATATGAAAACACTTCACATCGTCTGA
- a CDS encoding ABC1 kinase family protein, translating to MASVSIRRYGQIFDVLMKYGFSYYLNELFPGFINTKKSTQDDFSSYSIYARVRMALEELGPTFVKFGQLMSTRTELFPPEMIDELSKLQDRVGVVPFDEVIPTLDEYIPDWRDVFTSLDPKPLAAASISQVYRAVMQDGTELALKIQRPNIQERIEQDIVLLRSLAEKIEEKRPDLRLYNPVTLVDDFSVQIKKELDFTRDGMNAERLARNMRVSGIPGIKVPKIYWEFSGKRLLAMEFVSGVRCDAVEEIVAMGMDPKDLASRGLKSFMVQIFQNGFYHGDPHAGNIRVSPKGDLVFLDFGVCGVLMKDTRNKFISLMLALFSADTDMTIRYVKNLGVKIPASGIDEFRGELYLALQDSKDMGAQMNFSGLVGAIQELFQRNNIRVPPNLMQLLKALMLVSNIAFTLDPELEFAKEAEPYLKKLIAEDVRDPENVQKKILDAKVRLEDLSRVPQQLSAVLEMASEGKLRIDVAAKEIGDLRVTLESSIDKLVIGLMVSAIVIGLSLVLMSQPAEAGYFSLLSYIAAIVVIVIVFYKMQTRGNKPKNE from the coding sequence ATGGCAAGCGTAAGCATTCGGAGATACGGACAGATCTTTGATGTACTGATGAAGTACGGATTTTCCTACTATCTCAACGAACTTTTCCCGGGATTTATCAACACCAAGAAGTCGACACAGGACGATTTCAGCTCATACTCGATCTATGCAAGAGTCCGCATGGCCCTCGAAGAACTTGGCCCGACCTTTGTCAAGTTCGGTCAGCTGATGAGTACGAGAACCGAACTCTTCCCGCCCGAGATGATCGACGAACTCTCCAAGCTGCAGGACAGGGTCGGTGTTGTTCCGTTCGATGAGGTCATCCCGACACTGGACGAGTACATCCCTGACTGGCGTGACGTCTTCACCTCGCTTGATCCAAAACCGCTTGCCGCAGCATCCATCTCCCAGGTGTATCGTGCCGTTATGCAGGACGGAACCGAGCTTGCCCTGAAGATTCAGCGCCCCAACATTCAGGAGAGAATTGAACAGGACATCGTGCTTCTCAGATCCCTTGCCGAAAAGATTGAGGAGAAACGTCCTGACCTTCGTCTCTATAATCCGGTAACGCTTGTCGATGACTTTTCTGTTCAGATCAAAAAAGAGCTGGACTTTACCCGCGACGGTATGAATGCAGAAAGGCTCGCACGAAACATGCGTGTCTCAGGAATTCCCGGTATCAAGGTCCCGAAAATTTACTGGGAGTTCTCGGGAAAACGTCTGCTTGCAATGGAGTTTGTCTCAGGAGTCAGATGTGATGCGGTGGAGGAGATTGTTGCGATGGGTATGGATCCAAAAGATCTTGCCAGCCGCGGGCTGAAATCCTTCATGGTTCAGATTTTCCAGAACGGATTTTATCACGGTGACCCGCATGCAGGAAACATCCGTGTCTCGCCGAAAGGTGATCTGGTTTTCCTTGACTTTGGTGTCTGCGGTGTTCTGATGAAGGACACGCGGAACAAATTCATCTCTCTCATGCTTGCGCTGTTTTCCGCGGATACTGATATGACGATTCGATACGTCAAAAATCTCGGGGTGAAAATTCCAGCATCAGGCATCGATGAGTTCCGCGGCGAACTGTATCTTGCTCTGCAGGACAGCAAGGATATGGGAGCACAGATGAACTTCTCGGGACTCGTTGGCGCAATTCAGGAGCTGTTCCAGAGAAACAATATTCGTGTTCCACCAAATCTTATGCAGCTGTTAAAGGCGCTGATGCTTGTTTCAAACATTGCGTTCACGCTTGATCCTGAGCTTGAGTTTGCCAAGGAAGCAGAGCCGTACTTAAAGAAGCTGATCGCAGAGGATGTCAGGGATCCGGAGAATGTGCAGAAGAAAATCCTTGATGCAAAAGTCAGGCTCGAAGATCTTTCGCGTGTGCCGCAGCAGTTGTCTGCGGTTCTGGAGATGGCATCCGAAGGAAAACTCAGAATCGATGTGGCGGCAAAAGAGATCGGCGATCTTCGGGTAACACTTGAGAGTTCGATTGACAAACTGGTTATCGGTCTGATGGTTTCAGCGATTGTGATCGGTCTCTCACTTGTTCTGATGAGTCAGCCGGCAGAGGCTGGATACTTCTCTCTGCTCTCATATATTGCGGCGATCGTGGTGATTGTGATCGTTTTCTATAAGATGCAGACCCGCGGGAACAAACCTAAGAACGAGTAA
- a CDS encoding DUF367 family protein: MADQTRTKGIPLIAYRDNSCDPKKCTMKKLERFGMMRIVGRIQEISKSTLLLDPTAEFVISPADRNWVRSITALDCSWEVLDTANLTSWKGRRALPFLVAANPVNFGKPFTLTSVEAIAATLHILGEAEQAKAVLAKFHWGLNFLALNAEPLAEYAEAKNSEEVLKIQSEYIG; this comes from the coding sequence ATGGCGGACCAAACACGGACAAAAGGAATACCTCTCATCGCATACCGCGACAACTCCTGCGATCCGAAAAAATGTACCATGAAAAAACTGGAACGGTTCGGCATGATGCGGATAGTTGGCCGCATCCAGGAAATTTCAAAAAGTACACTTCTTCTGGACCCGACCGCAGAGTTTGTCATCTCGCCTGCCGACAGAAACTGGGTGCGGTCAATCACCGCACTTGACTGTTCATGGGAAGTACTCGACACCGCAAACCTCACCTCATGGAAAGGAAGGCGGGCGCTTCCCTTCCTCGTCGCCGCAAACCCGGTCAACTTCGGCAAACCCTTCACCCTCACCTCAGTCGAAGCAATCGCCGCAACCCTTCACATCCTCGGAGAAGCAGAACAGGCAAAAGCAGTGCTCGCAAAGTTTCACTGGGGCCTAAACTTCCTTGCCCTCAACGCCGAACCGCTCGCCGAGTATGCGGAGGCAAAGAACAGTGAAGAAGTACTAAAGATACAGAGCGAGTATATCGGGTAA